A portion of the Leptidea sinapis chromosome 27, ilLepSina1.1, whole genome shotgun sequence genome contains these proteins:
- the LOC126972890 gene encoding COP9 signalosome complex subunit 9 encodes MKPNVAADEMFPEGVGPYMDLEEAGGPSNLLLDLAANEKAVHGDFFNDFEDLFDDDDLK; translated from the exons ATGAAACCTAATGTTGCTGCTGATGAAATGTTTCCCGAAGGCGTTGGTCCTTACATGGATTTAGAAGAA gctGGGGGACCCTCTAATCTCTTGTTAGACTTAGCTGCAAACGAGAAAGCTGTACATGGAGACTTTTTCAATG attttgaAGATTTATTTGATGACGATGATTTAAAATAA